A genomic segment from Branchiostoma floridae strain S238N-H82 chromosome 7, Bfl_VNyyK, whole genome shotgun sequence encodes:
- the LOC118419673 gene encoding serine/threonine-protein phosphatase 6 regulatory ankyrin repeat subunit B-like: protein MILQFKLRQRAEGVDNNSGPSEMASANSVSAGKSYAASDDLLYAAQTGSIQGVKAALKAGADIDFDLQDSENSRSGTALYIASARGHVDMMRLLLRKGASLVKRTTGELTALHGAAVEGKTEAVQLLVYHGATLDVRDALQCTPLILACSNNHVDTVRRLIELGARPDSTCCIAKRMGLEGGNQVYACRESIRLIQEARKTKLLRCCNPKCGKPGYRKTLKLCAGCKLTRYCSRDCQKQHWSVGHKKCCGHDSCPAIGPEALKQLLMLVPDNVREQIHKTMYAELFG, encoded by the exons ATGATCCTTCAGTTCAAACTCAGACAGCGTGCGGAAGGTGTCGACAACAACAGCGGTCCTAGCGAAATGGCGTCTGCGAACTCAGTATCTGCAGGAAAAAGTTATGCTGCGAGTGACGATTTGTTGTATGCTGCTCAGACTGGTTCGATTCAAGGCGTTAAGGCGGCATTGAAAGCTG GTGCTGACATTGACTTCGACCTGCAAGACAGCGAGAACTCAAGAAGTGGCACAGCATTGTACATCGCTTCCGCGAGGGGACATGTAGACATGATGAGACTactgctccgcaagggggcgtctttGGTGAAGAGAACCACGGGTGAATTAACTGCCCTCCACGGAGCAGCGGTCGAAG GGAAGACAGAAGCTGTTCAACTGTTGGTGTACCATGGAGCAACATTAGACGTACGGGACGCCTTGCAGTGCACACCACTCATTCTGGCCTGTTCCAACAACCACGTCGACACAGTTCGGCGACTGATTGAGCTCGGGGCCAGGCCTGATTCGACCTGCTGTATAGCCAAGAG GATGGGGTTAGAGGGCGGAAACCAGGTCTATGCGTGCCGCGAGAGTATTAGGCTGATACAAGAGGCGAGGAAgaccaagctgttgagatgctgcaaccctaaATGCGGCAAACCGGGCTACAG gaaaaccctgaagctgtgtgccgggtgcaagctgacccgctactgcagccgtgactgtcagaaacaacactggtctgtcggacacaagaagtgctgtgggcatgactCGTGCCCTGCCATTGGACCAGAGGCCCTTAAACAGCTGCTTATGTTAGTGCCGGATAATGTCAGAGAGCAAATTCACAAAACTATGTATGCCGAACTTTTTGGATGA
- the LOC118419681 gene encoding 26S proteasome non-ATPase regulatory subunit 10-like isoform X2, with protein MASVSNSVPVWKSNDASKDLVYAAHFGSIQGVRSALEAGADIDFELQDSETVRSGTALFIASLKGHLDIARLLLRKGASLVKRTGAELTALHAAASEGNTEVVELLVYNGATSDVRDAFNNTPLIHACACNHVDTVRRLIGLGARPDLTSSYVSHKLGLEDGNHLYACRESLKLIEEARKTKLLRCCNPKCGKPGYRKTLKLCGRCKLTRYCSRDCQIQHWSVGHKKCWGHDAYPAYAPDRFQKLVYTLLPDHIADDVYKTMYT; from the exons ATGGCGTCTGTTTCTAATTCGGTACCTGTATGGAAAAGTAATGATGCGAGTAAAGATCTGGTGTACGCTGCTCATTTTGGCTCAATTCAAGGCGTTAGATCAGCGTTGGAAGCGG GTGCTGACATTGACTTCGAGCTGCAGGACAGCGAGACCGTAAGAAGTGGCACAGCTTTGTTTATCGCTTCCTTGAAAGGGCATTTGGACATTGCGAGActgctgctccgcaagggggcgtctttGGTGAAGAGAACCGGGGCTGAATTAACTGCCCTCCATGCAGCAGCGTCCGAAG GGAATACAGAAGTGGTGGAGTTGCTGGTGTACAATGGAGCAACATCAGACGTGCGAGACGCCTTCAACAACACACCACTCATTCATGCATGTGCCTGCAACCATGTCGACACTGTTCGGCGACTGATCGGGCTTGGTGCGAGACCTGATTTGACGAGCAGTTATGTCTCCCATAA GTTGGGGTTAGAGGACGGAAACCATCTCTATGCGTGTCGAGAGAGTCTCAAGCTGATAGAAGAGGCGAGAAAAACTAAGCtattgagatgctgcaaccctaagtgtggcaaaccagg CTACAGgaaaaccctgaagctgtgtggccggtgcaagctgacccgctactgcagccgtgactgtcagatacaacactggtctgtcggacacaagaagtgctgggGGCATGACGCGTACCCTGCCTATGCACCAGACCGCTTCCAAAAACTTGTGTATACGTTATTGCCAGATCACATTGCTGATGATGTATACAAAACTATGTATACCTAA
- the LOC118419681 gene encoding 26S proteasome non-ATPase regulatory subunit 10-like isoform X1 translates to MASVSNSVPVWKSNDASKDLVYAAHFGSIQGVRSALEAGADIDFELQDSETVRSGTALFIASLKGHLDIARLLLRKGASLVKRTGAELTALHAAASEGNTEVVELLVYNGATSDVRDAFNNTPLIHACACNHVDTVRRLIGLGARPDLTSSYVSHKLGLEDGNHLYACRESLKLIEEARKTKLLRCCNPKCGKPGKRKTLKLCGRCKLTRYCSRDCQIQHWSVGHKKCWGHDAYPAYAPDRFQKLVYTLLPDHIADDVYKTMYT, encoded by the exons ATGGCGTCTGTTTCTAATTCGGTACCTGTATGGAAAAGTAATGATGCGAGTAAAGATCTGGTGTACGCTGCTCATTTTGGCTCAATTCAAGGCGTTAGATCAGCGTTGGAAGCGG GTGCTGACATTGACTTCGAGCTGCAGGACAGCGAGACCGTAAGAAGTGGCACAGCTTTGTTTATCGCTTCCTTGAAAGGGCATTTGGACATTGCGAGActgctgctccgcaagggggcgtctttGGTGAAGAGAACCGGGGCTGAATTAACTGCCCTCCATGCAGCAGCGTCCGAAG GGAATACAGAAGTGGTGGAGTTGCTGGTGTACAATGGAGCAACATCAGACGTGCGAGACGCCTTCAACAACACACCACTCATTCATGCATGTGCCTGCAACCATGTCGACACTGTTCGGCGACTGATCGGGCTTGGTGCGAGACCTGATTTGACGAGCAGTTATGTCTCCCATAA GTTGGGGTTAGAGGACGGAAACCATCTCTATGCGTGTCGAGAGAGTCTCAAGCTGATAGAAGAGGCGAGAAAAACTAAGCtattgagatgctgcaaccctaagtgtggcaaaccaggcAAAAG gaaaaccctgaagctgtgtggccggtgcaagctgacccgctactgcagccgtgactgtcagatacaacactggtctgtcggacacaagaagtgctgggGGCATGACGCGTACCCTGCCTATGCACCAGACCGCTTCCAAAAACTTGTGTATACGTTATTGCCAGATCACATTGCTGATGATGTATACAAAACTATGTATACCTAA